AACATGGGCGCCGTCTACTTCGGCGCCCGGACCGCCGCCGCGCTCGGCCGGGACGTGCGCGGAGCCGTCTTCGACCGGGTGCAGTCCTTCTCCGCGCGTGAGGTGGGTCACTTCGGGGCGCCTTCGCTCATCACCCGGACCACCAACGACGTGCAGCAGGTCCAGATGCTGGCCCTGATGACGTTCACCCTGATGGTCTCGGCGCCCATCATGTGCGTCGGCGGGATCGTGCTGGCGCTCGGCCTGGACGTGCCGCTGTCCGCGGTGCTCGTGGCCGTGGTACCGGTGCTCGGCATCTCCGTGACCCTGATCGTGCGCAGGCTGCGGCCGCTGTTCCGGTCCATGCAGGTCCGCCTGGACACGGTGAACCGGGTGCTGCGCGAGCAGATCACCGGCAACCGGGTGATCCGTGCCTTCATCCGGGACGAGTACGAGAAGGGCCGGTTCGGGAAGGCGAACGGCGAGCTGACCGACATGCAGCTGGCCACCGGCCGGATGCTCGCGCTGATGTTCCCGATCGTCATGACGGTGGTGAACGTGTCGTCGATCGCGGTGGTGTGGTTCGGCGCCCACCGGATCGACAGCGGCGGGATGGCGATCGGCGACCTGACCGCGTTCCTCGCCTATCTGATGCAGATTGTCATGTCTGTGATGATGGCCACATTCATGTTCATGATGGTGCCGCGCGCGGAGGTCTGCGCCGAGCGCATCGAGGAGGTCCTGGGCACCGACTCCAGCGTGGTGCCGCCGCTCGCGCCGGTCACCGAGCTGCGCCGGCACGGGCACCTGGAGATCCGGGGCGCGGGCTTCCGCTATCCGGGTGCCGAGGAGCCGGTGCTGAAGTCGATCGCCCTGGTGGCCCGGCCGGGCGAGACGACCGCCGTCATCGGCTCGACCGGCAGTGGCAAGTCCACGCTGCTGGGGCTGGTCCCCCGGCTGTTCGACGCCACCGAGGGCGAGGTACTGGTGGACGGCGTGGACGTCCAGCAGGTCGACCCCGGGCTCCTGGCGAAGACGGTCGGCCTGGTGCCGCAGAAGCCGTACCTGTTCGCGGGCACGGTCGCCACCAACCTGCGCTACGGCAATCCGGACGCCACCGACGAGGACCTGTGGCACGCGCTGGAGGTCGCGCAGGCCAAGGACTTCGTGACGAAGCTGGAGGGCGGTCTGGACGCGCCGATCGCCCAGGGCGGCACGAACGTCTCGGGCGGTCAGCGCCAGCGGCTCGCCATCGCCCGCACGCTGGTGCAGCGCCCGGAGATCTACCTGTTCGACGACTCCTTCTCCGCGCTCGACTACGCCACCGACGCGGCCCT
Above is a genomic segment from Streptomyces collinus Tu 365 containing:
- a CDS encoding ABC transporter ATP-binding protein, translated to MLIRLLRTYLRPYRKPIAFLVLLQFLQTCATLYLPTLNADIIDNGVVKGDTDYILSFGALMIGISLAQVVCNMGAVYFGARTAAALGRDVRGAVFDRVQSFSAREVGHFGAPSLITRTTNDVQQVQMLALMTFTLMVSAPIMCVGGIVLALGLDVPLSAVLVAVVPVLGISVTLIVRRLRPLFRSMQVRLDTVNRVLREQITGNRVIRAFIRDEYEKGRFGKANGELTDMQLATGRMLALMFPIVMTVVNVSSIAVVWFGAHRIDSGGMAIGDLTAFLAYLMQIVMSVMMATFMFMMVPRAEVCAERIEEVLGTDSSVVPPLAPVTELRRHGHLEIRGAGFRYPGAEEPVLKSIALVARPGETTAVIGSTGSGKSTLLGLVPRLFDATEGEVLVDGVDVQQVDPGLLAKTVGLVPQKPYLFAGTVATNLRYGNPDATDEDLWHALEVAQAKDFVTKLEGGLDAPIAQGGTNVSGGQRQRLAIARTLVQRPEIYLFDDSFSALDYATDAALRAALARETAEATVVIVAQRVATIRDADRIVVLDEGRVVGSGRHHELMAGNETYREIVLSQLTEAEAA